The genomic stretch TATTTTCATGGTGGCTATGCTTCAGCTGTTGGAATAAGTATTTTTATTATGTCCTTATTTTTAATGTTTTTAAGCTCAACTCTTTATCATGCTATGTATCACAATAGCAAGCACAAGGCAATTTTTAGAATTTTGGATCATATTTTTATCTATGTTGCTATTGCTGGTAGCTATACTCCAGTTGCTTTAGTTATAATTGGAGGTTGGAAAGGTATTTTAATTGTTGTAATACAATGGGCAATTGTATTAGTGGGAATATTATATAAATCATTAGCAACAAGAGCTATGCCAAAATTAAGTTTAACTTTATACTTAGTTATGGGTTGGATAGCAATATTTTTCTTCCCTACTCTTCTTAGAAAAGCAAACACAGTTTTTCTTGTACTAGTTATATTAGGTGGAATTATGTACTCAATAGGTGCTTATTTCTTTGCTCATGACTATAAAAAATACTATCATATGATATGGCACTTATTTATTAATATTGCTGCTATTTTACATCTAATTGGAATAGGTTTTTTTCTATATATAAAATAATTTCTTATACATTTCAAAGTTTTTTTGATACAATATCAAGGTATTGAAAAAAAATATATATGGAGGAAAAAATGAAAAAAATATTATTAGCTTTAATGTTAACTATTTTATTTGTTGCTTGTGGAGGAAGCGGAAAATCTACTTTTACATTAGATAACCCAAGTGATGAAAAAATAACTGTTACTATTGATGGAAAAGAACATAGTTTAGAAGCAAAATCTAATGAAAAAGTTGAACTTTTAGCTGGGGAACACATTGTTGAAAATGATAAGTATAAAGTTACTTTTACAGTTTATTCAGATTCAAAAGGAGGTATTATTAACCCTACTGGATATCCTTATATAAAAGAAAGAAGAGTTTATTCAGTAAAAGAAACTACTCAAACTGGTAATGCTGGAGAGGAAGAATTTGTAATTGATGATTATATATTTGCTGGACCATTCTCTGTAACTTATGACTTTATTATTGATAGAAGTTATGGACAAGGTGCAAGAGGAAAAGGTGACTGGGACTATGATCTTTTTGAACCATTCCCTGAAACTATAAAAATGGACAGAGATGTAAACATTTACTCAAAAATGTATAATAAAAATGAATTCTTAGAAATGGTTCAAGAAGTTGCTCCAGATTTAAAAGCTGACTACGAACAAAATAAAAAAGTTACAAAAACTGAGCCAACTTTTAGAAAAGAAGAAGATAGCTATGATAAAAATATGGCTGTTGCTCAAGCAATGAAAGATGAAAATACTAAAAAATATGCTATTGAAGTTATTGAATTAGATAAACAATATGCCCAAGCTAAAGATGCTAAAACACAAGATAAATTGTTAGCTGACTATAAGAAAGCATGGAAAGAATATGTACAAGCTTCTCTGAAAGTAAGTGATGCTGATAAAGCTTCTATGGGTTATATTTCTCCAACTAACTTTGGAAAAGGTATTATTATAACTTCAGTTGAAGTAAAATAAATGTATAATAAAAAGGGCTTAAGCCCTTTTTATTATACATATTTTCTTGCAACTTTTATAACTTCTTCTAATTTTTCATTTGAAAGATTTAAATTCTTCAAATCTTCAATCATATTTTCTACTCTTTGGTCTTTTCCCATTATTGCTTTAAATTGGTCTTTTTTTTCTCTTATAACATTATCTATAAATTTTTTCATTTTTATTCTCCTTCTTATTTAAAATCAAAATTTTTATTGTACTTCAAAAACAAACTATTACTAATAATAGTCTTTATAAAATATAAAATTTTAATTCTATCTAAGTCAAAGAATAAAAGTATATGTTACCAAGACAGATGTGCACATCTGCCATATAAGTAGAAAACAGTTGATTACGAAGTTTAAACATATTACACATCCCCCTTTACTTTTTTATTTAAGATTTTTAATCTTGACTAATTTAATTATATATTATTTTATCTAAAAAAGCAATAGTAACAAATATAATTACATTAATAATTCTTTCATAATGTCAGGGTAGTTAGTTATAACTCCATCAACACCTAATTTTATTAAATAAGCTAAATCTTCTTCTTTATTTACAGTCCAAACAAAAACTCTTATGCCATTTTCATGTAATATTTCAACATCTTTTTTAGAGATAAGATCTAATTCTGGATGATAACTATATGGCTTTAATCCATTATTTGATAAATATTTTTCTATTTCTATAAATTCACTATTAGTTAATAATGCTAATTTTAATTTTGGCTCTAATTTTTGTAATCTTTTTATTTTATCATGATGAAAAGAAGAAACAATAACATTATCAAATTTTTCTGGATATTTTCTTAGAACTTCTAACATTTTTTCTTCTATATTACTGTGTTTTCTTGCTATATCTTTAATTTCTATATTTAATATCATATCATTTGGAAGTATGTCTAAAACTTCTTCTAATGTAGGGACAACTTCTCCTATGAAATCTTTTGTATACCATTGTCCTGCATCTAAGGATCTTATATAGTCAAAATCTAATTCATACACAAAACCTCTACCAGTTGTGGTTCTATCTACTTTCCAATCATGAATAACAACTATTTTTCCATCTTTTGTAAGTTGAATATCTATTTCTATACCATCAGCTTTCATTTCAATAGCTTTTTTAATAGCTGTTAAAGTATTTTCTGGTGCATAGCCAGATGCTCCTCTGTGTGCAAAAATCTTCATATAACTCATCTCCTTAATATAATTAACTAATATTTGCATTTAAAACACACAATTTATAGTTTAATATCTATTATAGTATCAGTTATAGTCCTTCTTGTCAATTTCAACTATTATTATTCAAAGAAACAAAAAAGGAGCTTAAAGCTCCTTTTTACTAGTCATCATATTTCACTAAATTGTTTTTTGTTATAATCTGAGTTAATCTTTGTTCATAAATATTTTTTACTTCAGAATAATTACCTAAATGCTTTACAAGTACCATAGTTTTCTCACCATCATTAATAGCTTTTCTTAAATTTGAATAGCTAGAATGTCTTGATAAAGTCATTATATAGTCCATTAAAGAATCTTCCAAAGTCTCATACTTCTTATAAAACTGATTAGGTCCTAGATAAACTGTTTTTTCCTTATCTTTCAAAGTGGATCTTATTGCAAATAGGTTATTACCTTCTCTTGCAAGTTTTGAGCTTCCCCAACCACTTTCTAATGAAGCCTGTCCTAGAATAAATGATGTTGGTGGAACCACCATTTTATGTACTAATTCATTTTTTGATTTACTTTTTACCTTATATTTAGTAAACATTTCATTTAAATATAACTTTTCTTCCTCAGTTAAAACTTCTTTTTCTATTAGGCTTATTACATATTGCTTATCTGCTTCTACCTTAGTTCTTATTTTTTCTATGGTAGGGATAAGTGTATCAATAAATATTTGTTTTTTTGACTTACCTTTTACCTTAGCAAAATCTTTTGCTTGGGTAATTACACCAGTATTTGTATCTTGATCTAGGACTTCTGTACCCTCAGAATAAGAAAGAAATGACAAGCATAAAAAAACAACTGCCAGTAAATATTTCTTCATATATCCTCCTATCTATAATGATATTTTACTTTTAAATAAAATACTGATGTATTATACCATAAATTATAAGATTTGACAAATCTCTATATATACCAATAGAAAACTACTAATTTTCAATCTTTTCTTTATACCAATTCTCAGAATTGTTTATAATTTCATTTATAAAAATATTTACATCATCAGAAGGTAAATCTTTTTCTATAACTTTACCATCATTTATTTTTATAAAGATAACATTAGATATACCTTTTGTAATACCTTCTGCTTTTTTTCCTGTATCTAATGTTTTGTATGGTTCTCCATTTATACTATATTTAATTCCTGTTGGTGAATTATTTTCTATTAAAATATTATGTCTTTTTCCAGTTATAAAAAGAATTACAGAAATTACAACAAGAATTAAAACTATAATAGTTACTTTTAATGTATTTTTCATTTTCTACCTCACTTTTTAAAATCCTATTGCTTTTTCTCTTTCTCTTTCTTTTTCTTTCTTTCTTCTCCATTCATAAATAATAAGAACAAGAGCTATAATTCCATAAGAAATAAATACTCTAAAATACTCTCCTATTTGTGCAGAACCCATTAATTCTTTTCCTGCTCTTGGAGCAACAACAAACATTGTATGGAATAGAATAACTCCACTTATTGCATTAGGTATAGTTGCTCTTGCAACTGAGGCTCCACCTATTAATAGGGCAGCAACTGAGAACATTCCTATTTGTTCATGTGAATTATATGTATTTATTGTTCCTAAATTTTGAAGATAGATTACTTGTCCAATTCCTGCTAACACTGTTGAAATAACTATTGCATATATTCTGACCTTATTTACTTCTATACCAGCTGATTTTGATACTTCCATATCTTGTCCAACTGCTCTCATATCTTGGCCTAATTTAGTTTTTCTAAACCAAATAACAAAAAAGCATAGTGCAACTATAAAAAGTATTGTAAGAACAGGTATTTCATAACCTAATATTTTTAATGGTATTGCATTATCAACTGACTTTGCAACTTCTGTCAAATCCACTGTATTTTTTATTCCTCTACCAGAAGATAATAAAAGAGTTTTATCTTTCACAGGAAAAATTTTTCCCATTGAATATAGAACTACAAGTTGATAAGCTCCATTTATGAAATATCCTAATATCATTGAAGTTATCATTTCTTTTCCTTTTGCTCTATTTAATATTACTCCTCCTATATATCCAAGTAAAATAGAGAATGGAATTGAAAGTATCATTGCAAGGAATATTCCCTGTAAGCCCATAATATGCCAGTTAGTTATAAGAATTAAGGCAAGTTGTCCCCCCATAGCTCCTAAAACTATACCAAAGTTTAATCCCATTCCTGCTACTATTGGGATTAATAATGACATTATTAAGAACAAGTTTCTTGATATTCTTTGTATCATTTCACGAATTAAATAATCTCCACTTAAACCAGAAAGTGGAAACATTATAGCTACCATAATAAGTATAAGTATTGGAACACTATTATTTAATAAAAAATTCTTTATCTTATTATTATCCACGACTTCCACCTTCCTTTCTAGTTAAAGCATATAAAATCATTCCATTAGAAACAATTATTCTTATTGTTTCAGACATATCTGTTTTTATAAGTGCATTAACAACTGTTGGAGTCATAGTTAATATTCCTTGGAATAGGAAAGTACCTATCATAACATGCCAAATTGTTACCCTATTAACAGAAGCTCCTCCAATTAAGATAGCTGCTATTGCAGGGAAAGCCATATTAAATGGTGCTAAATAAAGTTGGATAAATCCAAAACTTTGTTGATATACTATTATTCCTATTGCTGCAATTACAGTTGAAATTATAACAGATTGTTTTCTACTCTTATCAGCATCAATACCTGTTGCTTGTGCAAATTTTTCATTTTTTCCAACTGCACTCATAGAAAGCCCTGATCTTGTTCTAAAAAATATCCACATTAAATAAGCCAATAATAAGAAGAATATTATTTCTCCAACTGGTATAGCTTCTGATATCTTTCCAAAAACATTATTTAAAACACCTTTCCAGTAACTTTCAACACTTATTGTTGTTCTAAGTCCTGAACCTCCATAAGCCCAAATCATATCTGGCTTTTTAAATGGAAGAACTATCCACATAATACACATAAAAGCAACTGATGAGAAACCAATATATGTAGCTATCATCATTTCTCCACCTTTTACTCTATTTAGTATTACTCCGTAGGCCCAACCAAAAATAAAAGCAAAAACTATTGCTAAAATTATTGCTAAAATGAAACCTACAAAACCTGTGAAGCCTAATTCTATACTAAGAAGTGAACCTAAAAGTCCTGCTTCAATTCCAAGAGGCATACCAAAGTTAAGTCCTGCCCCTGATTCTATCATAGGCATAAGTGATAAAACTAAAATTGCATTCATACCAAATCTTATAATTGTATCTGATAATGCTGTTGTTATAGGAATACCTACGAAAGGAGCAATTATATAAGTTGATATTAAAAATATCAAGATTATTAATCTTGGTAAACCAAATTTCTTTAACATACTATTCTCCCTCCTTTATTCCTGACATTAATTTTCCAAAATCAAGTATACTTGCTGTTGCTGGTAAAATTCCTGCAACCTTACCTTCATTTATTATCGCAATTCTGTCGCAGATACTTCTTAATTCTTCAATTTCTGATGAAGTTACAACTATTGTTGTATTTCTTTCTCTGTTATATTCTTTTAATGTTTCTAAAACTAATTGTTTAGCTCCAACATCTATACCTCTTGTTGGCTCAGAAACAAATAATAAATCTGGTTCCATAGTGAAAGCCTTAGCCATACAAACTTTTTGTTGGTTACCTCCACTTAATTCTGCAACCTTTTGTTTTTCACCCATACTTTTTATTTCTAATTTTTCAATATATTTTTTTGCATTATCTGTAACAGCTTTATCATCCACTACATTTATAAGTCCTAGATACTTTTTCAAAAATTGACCTTTTATTTCCATAGCAGGAAAAGCAATATTTCTTTCTATACTTTCATCAAGTAATAAACCTACACCTTTTCTATCTTCTGAAACAAAAAATATTCCTTTTTCTAATGGATATGTTGCTTTATTTAAAACTAAATCTTCACCCTTGTATTTTACATTTCCTTTTGATTTAAAAAGTCCCATTACTCCGTTTGCTACTGCTATTTTACCTTGTCCTGCCATTCCACCTAGTCCAAGGATTTCTCCTTTTTTAATATCTAAATCTAAACCTTTTAACATTTCTCCTGGCATATCAACCCATAAATCTTTTATTTCCATAAGGCTTTCTAATTTAGAATTATCTATATTCTTTCCTTCTGATGATGAACTTACCTTTCTTCCTATCATCCACTCTGTGATTTCATTTACATTAGTAGATTTTGTAGGAACTGTATTTATAAGTTGTCCATCTCTTAAAACTGTTACCTTATCAGAAACTGCCATTATTTCATTAAGTCTATGTGTTATAAATATTATAGTTATACCTTTATTAGAAAGTTTTTTCATTGTTTCTAATAAAATTTCTGCTTCATCTTCTGTTAAAACAGCTGTTGGTTCATCTAAAACTAAAAGTTTTGTATGCTCTCTTTCTATTTCACGAGCAATTTCTGTAAATTGTTTGTAGGCAACTGCCATTTCATTTATTTGTTCTTGCCCTGTTAAACTTACTCCTAATTTTGAGATAGCTTCCTGTGCTCTTTTTGTATTATTTTTTTGGTCAATTTTACTTATTCCTTGTCCAAAAAGATGTGTCATTAAATTATTTTTTGTTGACTCTCTATTTAAAACTATATTCTCACTAACCTTAAAACCTGGGATTAATGAAAATTCTTGGTGAACCATTCCTATACCTGCATTTAAAGCATCAAATGGAGAGGCAAAATTAACTTCTTTTCCATCAAAAGAAATTTTTCCATTATATCCACCTGTTTCTCTTATTACATCCATACCAAATATAATTTTCATTAAAGTAGATTTACCTGCCCCATTTTCACCAACAAGTCCAAGAATTTCTCCTGCCTTTAATTCTAAATTGATATCTTTTAGTACTGTATTATCACCAAATGATTTAGAGAGATTTTCAATTTTTAATATCGTATCCGACATCCAATTGCCCCCTTTTTTGTTTTATATTAATGTAAAAAACAGGGACTGGTTGCAAAAAATAAATGCTCCAGCCCCCACTATCCTACTATCTTAATTTTTATTTATTATTTTCCAATCTTTCCATATTTTTCTGGAACTTCAACAGAAGTTACTCCCATATATCCTTTTCCAAAAATATATGTATCTTGATATACAAAGAATGAATTAGGTATTTCTACACCATTATTATTCTTCATTAAACTTCCATTCCATTTAGAACCAGGTGTTACTGTGTCAAGAGATGCTAAAACTTTATCTAATGTGAAGTCTTTATCTCCAGTTTCAATAGATTTAACTGCTAAATCTGTAAGTCCTTCAAGTCCAGAGAAATTATATGAATAAGCCCATGTTCCCATTCTTCCTGAACCACCAGCTTCTACTACAACTTTTTCAACTTTTTCTAATATTTTTGGCCAATTTCCTTTTTCATCATCAGAGAATTCTATTCCTAATGCTCCAGGGTATCCCATTGTTGGAGAAGGTAAGTCAGCTTCTATAAAATATCCACCATGAGCAGCTATTTGTTTTAATAAAGGTTCTGTTTGAGCATCATTTGTTGCAAAGAATGCTGTATCTTTACCATATTTAGCTATCCAGTTTGGAACTTGTTCTAAGATAAATTGTTGTGCTCCTGGAACTCCAACATCACTTACAGGGTCTGGAGCTGACATTTCAATATATTCCATTCCTAAATCTTTAGCTGTTTGTTCCATTATAGCTCTTCTTCTTGAAATTGTTTCATAGCTTAAATGTCTAGGGAAAGAAATGTGCATAAATTTAGTTGCTCCTAAATCATGAGCTGTTTTTACTATTAAGTATCCTCTTGCAACTGAGTCTGAGTTTACAACTACATCTGCAACTGTACTTACTTGTACTGGATCTTCATGAGTATTGTTTACAATTAGTAAAATATCTGGTCTTTTTTCTCTTATAGCTTTAAAAGCAGGATAAGTTCCTGGAATTCCTTCTGCTACTACAATAGCTTTCATTTCAGGGTCATCAGCAAGAGAAACCATTTGAGAAATTGTTGTTTCTTGTTCTTGCATAAAGTTATCTGGAACAGTTACTATTGTAATTTTTCCACCCTCATTACTTAAACCATATTTTTTTGCAACTGCTTCTGCTCCACGGAAATTATCTTCTGATTGAGAAACTGATGTAGTTACAATTCCTATATGATAATTTTGTGTTGCCTCAGTTGTTGCACCTTGTTGTTGTGCATTAGCATCTTCAGTAGGTGCTTCTTTTTTTCCACAAGCAACTGCAACTACTAACATAAAAATTGCTAATAGACTAAATAAAATTTTTTTCATTTTCATACATACCTCCTCCTAATAATAAAAAAGTGTTTCTTTGTATATCACTTCAATTTGTTTGTGTTATTATATATCCAAACAATATATAAGTTAATATCTTTTTATAAAATTTATATTTTGTTATTACTGGATAATATAGTTATTCAGAAAGAAAGTATTTATTTTTATACATTTTTACAAAAAATTTCAAACAAATATCTTTTAGATAAATAGAAATATATGTATTTTATATTTTTTAAATAACACTTGAAATTTTTTATTAAAAGTTATAATATATACCAAATATTTATCTTATATTCATTAAAAAAATACTTGGAGGAACAGAATATTATGAAAAACTTTTTTATTAAGAGCTTAAATGGTATGGCATTTGGTTTATTTTCATCATTGATAGTTGGACTTATTTTAAAACAGATTGGAACTCTTTTTAATATAGAATTTTTAACCTATTTAGGAGGCTTTTCACAGCTTTTAATGGGTGCAGGAATAGGAGTTGGAGTTGCCTATGCCTTAGAAACTCATGTTTTAATATTAATAGCTTCTGCTATAACAGGAATGTATGGTGCAGGAAGTATTAATTTTGTAGACGGGCAAGCTATTTTAAAGGTTGGAGAACCTATGGGAGCTTATTTTTCTGTTATCTTTGGGCTACTTATTTCAAAACAAATAGCAGGAAAAACAAAATTTGATATAATACTTCTACCTATGACTACCATTATTTTTGGTTGCTTACTTGGAAAATTCTTTGCCCCATATATTTCTGCTGTTATTTCTGAAATTGGAGTTATTGTAAATAAAACAACAGAACTTAGACCTATTTTAATGGGACTTACTATGTCTGTAATTATGGGAATAATTTTGACATTACCAATAAGTTCTGCTGCAATAGGAATTTCATTAGGATTAAGTGGACTTGCAGCAGGGGCATCTTTAACTGGTTGTTGTTGTCAAATGATAGGTTTTGCTGTGATGTCTTATGATGATAATGATTTAGGAACTGTATTTTCAATAGGTTTTGGTACTTCTATGATACAAATTCCAAATATAATTAAAAATCCTATTATATGGATACCACCAATAGCTTCTAGTGCTATTTTAGGTGTACTTTCTACAACAGTTTTTAATTTATCTTCAAATAGTATTGCTTCTGGTATGGGAACAAGTGGACTTGTTGGGCAGATTGCTTCATTTTCTGTAAATGGAATGTCTTATTTACCAACTATGATAATTCTACATTTTATATTGCCAGCAGTTTTAACTTTTATTATTTATAAAGTATTAAAGAAAAAAGGACTTATAAAAGCAGGAGATTTAAAAATATAAATAAAAGAGCTATTGCATAGATATAAATTTAAAAGTTAAAAAATAAGTGAGTTACAAATGGAAATTTTAGATAAAAAATCAAATAGAATGAGCCGAGTAATTGTCGGAGTGTCTGAGCAAAGCGAGTTTCCAAAATTACAGCGAATTCTTGATTTTTTATCGTTAAGAAATTTACTCAGTAACGAACTATTTTTTACTTTTTATTAATTTGCAATAGCTCTATTTTATTTAGTTATCTTATATTTCAAAAAAATCTTTATCCAATATCTTATATTTATTTCTACCTATTCTTTCTAACTTCTCATCTTTTACTAAATCACTTAAAACTCTTGAAAGAGATGGTCTTTCTACTCCAAAATATTCAGCTAATGCTCCTAAACTTTGTATAGAAAACAAATCATTTTTTTGATTTTTCTTTACATAATCACAAAATTTTTTCTTTATAGTTTTATTATTAAAACTATTCCAAATCTTACTTGTTAAAAGTTGTGTTTTATTTGAAACTTCATTTAAGAAATTTTCTAAAATTTTTTCTTTTGAAAATAATATTTTTAAAAATTCTTTTCTTTCTACAAAAAGTATCTCTACCTCATCCTTTGCTATTAAATCAACAGGAAAACTATTCTTTTTACCAAATATAAAAGCTGATGCTATTACATCACTTGAACCTAATTCTTCAATCTTTATGACATTGCCCTCTTCTGTAAGCATTTCAGTAGTTAAAGTACCTTTTAAAATTATATAAAGTCCTTTTACTTCATCACCTCTAAAAGCTATTGACTCATCAGGAGAATATTTTTTTATTTCATACTTAGTTTTTTCTAAAATATTTTTTATAGTTTTTTCATCTATACCATTAAAGACAACTGTTTCTCTTAAAGTTTCTATCATATTATCCCTCTATTCAATATTAGCAAAATTTATTTCTAACTTTTCTATATCTGGCTCAA from Fusobacterium hwasookii encodes the following:
- the trhA gene encoding PAQR family membrane homeostasis protein TrhA — its product is MRLNRRLTFSEELGNTITHGVMSAATLVLLPIGSLWGYFHGGYASAVGISIFIMSLFLMFLSSTLYHAMYHNSKHKAIFRILDHIFIYVAIAGSYTPVALVIIGGWKGILIVVIQWAIVLVGILYKSLATRAMPKLSLTLYLVMGWIAIFFFPTLLRKANTVFLVLVILGGIMYSIGAYFFAHDYKKYYHMIWHLFINIAAILHLIGIGFFLYIK
- a CDS encoding glycerophosphodiester phosphodiesterase gives rise to the protein MKIFAHRGASGYAPENTLTAIKKAIEMKADGIEIDIQLTKDGKIVVIHDWKVDRTTTGRGFVYELDFDYIRSLDAGQWYTKDFIGEVVPTLEEVLDILPNDMILNIEIKDIARKHSNIEEKMLEVLRKYPEKFDNVIVSSFHHDKIKRLQKLEPKLKLALLTNSEFIEIEKYLSNNGLKPYSYHPELDLISKKDVEILHENGIRVFVWTVNKEEDLAYLIKLGVDGVITNYPDIMKELLM
- a CDS encoding glucosaminidase domain-containing protein, which gives rise to MKKYLLAVVFLCLSFLSYSEGTEVLDQDTNTGVITQAKDFAKVKGKSKKQIFIDTLIPTIEKIRTKVEADKQYVISLIEKEVLTEEEKLYLNEMFTKYKVKSKSKNELVHKMVVPPTSFILGQASLESGWGSSKLAREGNNLFAIRSTLKDKEKTVYLGPNQFYKKYETLEDSLMDYIMTLSRHSSYSNLRKAINDGEKTMVLVKHLGNYSEVKNIYEQRLTQIITKNNLVKYDD
- a CDS encoding DUF6672 family protein produces the protein MKNTLKVTIIVLILVVISVILFITGKRHNILIENNSPTGIKYSINGEPYKTLDTGKKAEGITKGISNVIFIKINDGKVIEKDLPSDDVNIFINEIINNSENWYKEKIEN
- a CDS encoding ABC transporter permease yields the protein MDNNKIKNFLLNNSVPILILIMVAIMFPLSGLSGDYLIREMIQRISRNLFLIMSLLIPIVAGMGLNFGIVLGAMGGQLALILITNWHIMGLQGIFLAMILSIPFSILLGYIGGVILNRAKGKEMITSMILGYFINGAYQLVVLYSMGKIFPVKDKTLLLSSGRGIKNTVDLTEVAKSVDNAIPLKILGYEIPVLTILFIVALCFFVIWFRKTKLGQDMRAVGQDMEVSKSAGIEVNKVRIYAIVISTVLAGIGQVIYLQNLGTINTYNSHEQIGMFSVAALLIGGASVARATIPNAISGVILFHTMFVVAPRAGKELMGSAQIGEYFRVFISYGIIALVLIIYEWRRKKEKEREREKAIGF
- a CDS encoding ABC transporter permease subunit, with the protein product MLKKFGLPRLIILIFLISTYIIAPFVGIPITTALSDTIIRFGMNAILVLSLMPMIESGAGLNFGMPLGIEAGLLGSLLSIELGFTGFVGFILAIILAIVFAFIFGWAYGVILNRVKGGEMMIATYIGFSSVAFMCIMWIVLPFKKPDMIWAYGGSGLRTTISVESYWKGVLNNVFGKISEAIPVGEIIFFLLLAYLMWIFFRTRSGLSMSAVGKNEKFAQATGIDADKSRKQSVIISTVIAAIGIIVYQQSFGFIQLYLAPFNMAFPAIAAILIGGASVNRVTIWHVMIGTFLFQGILTMTPTVVNALIKTDMSETIRIIVSNGMILYALTRKEGGSRG
- a CDS encoding sugar ABC transporter ATP-binding protein codes for the protein MSDTILKIENLSKSFGDNTVLKDINLELKAGEILGLVGENGAGKSTLMKIIFGMDVIRETGGYNGKISFDGKEVNFASPFDALNAGIGMVHQEFSLIPGFKVSENIVLNRESTKNNLMTHLFGQGISKIDQKNNTKRAQEAISKLGVSLTGQEQINEMAVAYKQFTEIAREIEREHTKLLVLDEPTAVLTEDEAEILLETMKKLSNKGITIIFITHRLNEIMAVSDKVTVLRDGQLINTVPTKSTNVNEITEWMIGRKVSSSSEGKNIDNSKLESLMEIKDLWVDMPGEMLKGLDLDIKKGEILGLGGMAGQGKIAVANGVMGLFKSKGNVKYKGEDLVLNKATYPLEKGIFFVSEDRKGVGLLLDESIERNIAFPAMEIKGQFLKKYLGLINVVDDKAVTDNAKKYIEKLEIKSMGEKQKVAELSGGNQQKVCMAKAFTMEPDLLFVSEPTRGIDVGAKQLVLETLKEYNRERNTTIVVTSSEIEELRSICDRIAIINEGKVAGILPATASILDFGKLMSGIKEGE
- a CDS encoding DUF3798 domain-containing protein; translation: MKMKKILFSLLAIFMLVVAVACGKKEAPTEDANAQQQGATTEATQNYHIGIVTTSVSQSEDNFRGAEAVAKKYGLSNEGGKITIVTVPDNFMQEQETTISQMVSLADDPEMKAIVVAEGIPGTYPAFKAIREKRPDILLIVNNTHEDPVQVSTVADVVVNSDSVARGYLIVKTAHDLGATKFMHISFPRHLSYETISRRRAIMEQTAKDLGMEYIEMSAPDPVSDVGVPGAQQFILEQVPNWIAKYGKDTAFFATNDAQTEPLLKQIAAHGGYFIEADLPSPTMGYPGALGIEFSDDEKGNWPKILEKVEKVVVEAGGSGRMGTWAYSYNFSGLEGLTDLAVKSIETGDKDFTLDKVLASLDTVTPGSKWNGSLMKNNNGVEIPNSFFVYQDTYIFGKGYMGVTSVEVPEKYGKIGK
- a CDS encoding PTS transporter subunit IIC; the encoded protein is MKNFFIKSLNGMAFGLFSSLIVGLILKQIGTLFNIEFLTYLGGFSQLLMGAGIGVGVAYALETHVLILIASAITGMYGAGSINFVDGQAILKVGEPMGAYFSVIFGLLISKQIAGKTKFDIILLPMTTIIFGCLLGKFFAPYISAVISEIGVIVNKTTELRPILMGLTMSVIMGIILTLPISSAAIGISLGLSGLAAGASLTGCCCQMIGFAVMSYDDNDLGTVFSIGFGTSMIQIPNIIKNPIIWIPPIASSAILGVLSTTVFNLSSNSIASGMGTSGLVGQIASFSVNGMSYLPTMIILHFILPAVLTFIIYKVLKKKGLIKAGDLKI
- a CDS encoding Crp/Fnr family transcriptional regulator; protein product: MIETLRETVVFNGIDEKTIKNILEKTKYEIKKYSPDESIAFRGDEVKGLYIILKGTLTTEMLTEEGNVIKIEELGSSDVIASAFIFGKKNSFPVDLIAKDEVEILFVERKEFLKILFSKEKILENFLNEVSNKTQLLTSKIWNSFNNKTIKKKFCDYVKKNQKNDLFSIQSLGALAEYFGVERPSLSRVLSDLVKDEKLERIGRNKYKILDKDFFEI